In one Conger conger chromosome 5, fConCon1.1, whole genome shotgun sequence genomic region, the following are encoded:
- the LOC133129696 gene encoding zinc finger protein 271-like, which produces MDSTKLTPCNSKSKSLPDSVRCLSPAVKAESVIESTDSTGMEPKARLNRSYDIAERTEWKTLYEMTQEEKDRLSNMKEEVEECEERQSVKMEREDGVMDDKGLRREQEKPRDEQKGKGGAYLTCQNFEKNGVKSEYGQQDMEEVSNLVTACLLNQPRVVICRIKITGNSVPESLCPFARKEGQGVTSRQRWQELSPMKGKCSLSQMDQVMTWKRKMIGQLARPQKHQSASSENGLCLQASHNPTVIFPKNQYTGQMVEASSEVFPCSQCPFVHTDEVNLHQHLEKVHAKELRETLVSGRSGAENPSNSRTTQCSKVPETLPIPTQSHTGTSGAHKCPQCGKSFLTKSRLTIHQKNHTEGRPYLCSQCEKSFKKKSELTVHTRRHTGERPYHCSQCAKSFVSSSLLTRHQRTHTGERPYHCSQCGKSCKSKSDLKVHTQIHTGERPYHCSQCGKNLKSKKGLTVHKLTHTGERPYHCSQCGKIFGSSSHLTRHKRTHSGERPHHCSQCGWSFISKSELTIHSRLHTGERPYHCSHCEKSFKSKSELSLHTRRHMGERPYHCSHCEKSFKSKYELTVHTQSHTGERLYHCSQCGKNFDSSSHLTRHQRTHTGERPHHCSQCGGSFISKSDLTIHTRLHTGERPYHCSLCEKSFKSKSDLSRHTRRHIEDRPYHCSQCGKNFKSKSELTVHTRRHIGERPYHCSQCWKKFRSKAGLKFHQLAHTREGPYYCSKCGKNFKSKSQLTIHMRSHPEERPYHCSQCGKNFKTKSVLIVHTRIHTGERPYHCSQCGKNFKTKAVLIAHTRIHTGERPYHCSQCGKNFKTKSVLIVHTRLHTGEGPYHFSQSGKGFVIAPDHTAENSSRMTPLPLHPMWKELNEVKGSAETSEGSYKVASIPVTLVCDPSATCFNTVLM; this is translated from the exons ATGGATTCCACAAAGTTGACTCCCTGCAACAGCAAATCCAAATCCTTGCCTGACTCTGTGAGATGTTTAAGCCCCGCCGTGAAGGCTGAATCTGTGATTGAAAGCACAGATTCCACAGGGATGGAGCCAAAAGCAAGACTCAACAGAAGCTATGACATAGCAGAGAGGACAGAGTGGAAGACTTTATATGAGATGACCCAGGAGGAAAAAGACAGACTATCCAACATGAAGGAGGAAGTAGAGGAATGTGAGGAGAGGCAGAGTGTGAAAATGGAGAGAGAAGATggtgtgatggatgacaagGGACTCAGGAGAGAGCAAGAAAAACCAAGGGATGAACAGAAGGGGAAGGGTGGAGCTTATCTAACCTGTCAGAATTTTGAGAAGAATGGAGTGAAATCAGAATACGGTCAACAGGACATGGAGGAGGTGTCCAATCTGGTCACTGCCTGCCTGCTGAATCAGCCAAGAGTGGTGATTtgcagaataaaaataacaggtAATTCAGTTCCTGAGTCACTATGTCCCTTCGCCAGGAAAGAAGGCCAGGGAGTGACATCTCGACAGAGATGGCAGGAGCTCTCACCAATGAAGggaaagtgttcactgagtcaGATGGACCAGGTCATGACTTGGAAGAGAAAGATGATTGGCCAGCTGGCAAGACCGCAGAAACACCAGTCGGCTTCATCAGAGAATGG GCTCTGTCTTCAAGCCTCCCATAATCCTACAGTCATCTTCCCAAAGAACCAGTACACAG gaCAAATGGTTGAGGCATCATCTGAGGTTTTTCCCTGTTCCCAGTGCCCATTTGTTCACACAGATGAAGTGAATCTTCACCAGCACTTGGAAAAGGTTCACGCAAAGGAGCTCAGAGAGACTCTGGTGTCTGGAAGAAGTGGAGCTGAGAACCCATCCAACAGCAGAACAACTCAGTGCTCCAAAGTCCCTGAGACACTCCCCATAccaacacagtcccacacaggtACTTCAGGGGCCCACAAATGcccccagtgtgggaagagcttcctAACCAAGTCACGACTGACAATCCACCAGAAAAACCACACAGAGGGGCGGCCATACCTCTGCTCCCAGTGTGAAAAGAGCTTCAAAAAGAAATCTGAATTGACAGTCCACACACGAAGGCATACAGGGGAGcggccataccactgctcccagtgtgcgAAGAGCTTTGTCTCGTCATCGCTCCTGACCAGACACCAGCGAACCCATACAGGGGAACGTCCATACCACTGTTCCCAGTGTGGAAAGAGCTGCAAATCTAAATCAGATTTGAAAGTCCACACCCAAATCCATACAGGGGAacggccataccactgctcccagtgtgggaagaactTAAAGTCCAAAAAAGGATTGACAGTCCACAAGTTAACTCATACAGGGGAACgaccataccactgctcccagtgtgggaagatcTTCGGCTCATCATCACACCTGACCAGACACAAGCGAACCCATTCAGGGGAGCGGCcacaccactgctcccagtgtgggtggAGCTTCATTTCAAAATCTGAATTGACAATCCACTCACGACTACATACTGGGGAAcgcccataccactgctcccactgTGAAAAGAGcttcaaatcaaaatcagaatTGTCACTCCACACACGAAGACATATGGGGGAAcgcccataccactgctcccactgTGAAAAGAGCTTCAAATCTAAATATGAATTGACAGTCcacacacaaagccatacaGGGGAGCGGctataccactgctcccagtgtgggaagaactTTGACTCGTCATCCCACCTTACcagacaccagcgaactcatacAGGGGAGCGGCCAcatcactgctcccagtgtgggggGAGCTTCATTTCAAAATCAGACTTGACAATCCACACACGACTGCATACAGGGGAacggccataccactgctccctcTGTGAAAAGAGCTTCAAATCAAAATCTGATTTGTCACGCCACACACGAAGGCATATAGAGGACcgcccataccactgctcccagtgtgggaagaacttcaaatcaaaatcagaatTGACAGTCCACACACGAAGGCATATAGGGGAAcgcccataccactgctcccagtgttgGAAAAAATTCAGATCAAAAGCAGGACTGAAATTCCACCAGCTTGCTCACACAAGGGAAGGGCCATACTACTGCTCTAAGTGTGGGAAGAACTTCAAATCAAAATCTCAATTGACAATCCACATGCGAAGTCATCCAGAAGAacggccataccactgctcccagtgtggcaAGAACTTCAAAACAAAATCAGTATTGATAGTCCACACACGGATCCATACAGGGGAacggccataccactgctcccagtgtgggaagaactTCAAAACAAAAGCAGTATTGATAGCCCACACACGGATCCATACAGGGGAacggccataccactgctcccagtgtgggaagaactTCAAAACAAAATCAGTATTGATAGTCCACACACGGCTTCATACAGGGGAAGGGCCATACCACTTCTCCCAGTCTGGGAAGGGTTTCGTCATCGCACCTGATCACACGGCAGAGAACTCATCCAGGATGACGCCTCTACCACTGCACCCAATGTGGAAAGAACTTAATGAAGTTAAGGGTTCCGCAGAGACATCGGAAGGCTCATACAAAGTAGCATCTATACCAGTGACGCTTGTGTGTGATCCGTCAGCTACGTGTTTTAATACTGTATTAATGTGA
- the LOC133128230 gene encoding zinc finger protein ZFP2-like — MEECKLASLSHPPIRRVVDSTMLTPCNSKSKSLPDSMRCLSPAVKAESMIESTDSTGVEPNARLNRSYDIAERTEWKTLYEMTQEEKDRLSNMKEEVEECEKRQSVKMEREDGVRDDKGLRREQEKPRDEQNGKGGAYLTCQTHKFEIGVKSEYGQQDMDEVSNLVTACQLNQPRVVICRIKITGNSVPESLCPFARKEGQGVTSRQRWQELSPIKGKCSLSQMDQVMTWKRKMIGQLARPQKHQSASSENGLCLEASHKRPYHCSQCDKSFKKISELTGHTRIHTGERPYHCSQCAKSFVSSSLLTRHQRTHTGERPFHCSQCGKSYKYKSELTGHTRIHTGERPYHCSQCAKSFVSSSLLTRHQQTHTRERPFHCSQCGKSYKYKSELTVHTRRHTGERPYHCSQCAKSFVSSSVLTTHQQTHTGQRPYHCSQCGMSFISSSNLTRHQLTHTRERPFHCSQCGKSYKYKSELTVHTRRHTGERPYHCSQCAKSFVSSSVLTTHQQSHTGERPYHCSQCGMSFISSSNLTRHQLTHTRERPFHCSQCGKSYKYKSELTIHTRRHTGERPYHCSQCAKSFVSSSALTTHQQTHTGERP; from the exons ATGGAAGAATGTAAGCTTGCCTCCCTGTCCCACCCCCCCATTAGAAGAGTGGTGGATTCCACAATGTTGACTCCCTGCAACAGCAAATCCAAATCCTTGCCTGACTCTATGAGATGTTTAAGCCCCGCCGTGAAGGCTGAATCTATGATTGAAAGCACAGATTCCACAGGGGTGGAGCCAAACGCAAGACTCAACAGAAGCTATGACATAGCAGAGAGGACAGAGTGGAAGACTTTATATGAGATGACCCAGGAGGAAAAAGACAGACTATCCAACATGAAGGAGGAAGTAGAGGAATGTGAGAAGAGGCAGAGTGTGAAAATGGAGAGAGAAGATGGTGTGAGGGATGACAAGGGACTCAGGAGAGAGCAAGAAAAACCAAGGGATGAACAGAATGGGAAGGGTGGAGCTTATCTAACCTGTCAGACTCACAAATTTGagattggagtgaaatcagaaTACGGTCAACAGGACATGGATGAGGTGTCCAATCTGGTCACTGCCTGCCAGCTGAATCAGCCAAGAGTGGTGATTtgcagaataaaaataacaggtAATTCAGTTCCTGAGTCACTATGTCCCTTCGCCAGGAAAGAAGGCCAGGGAGTGACATCTCGACAGAGATGGCAGGAGCTCTCACCAATTAAGggaaagtgttcactgagtcaGATGGACCAGGTCATGACTTGGAAGAGAAAGATGATTGGCCAGCTGGCAAGACCGCAGAAACACCAGTCGGCTTCATCAGAGAATGG GCTCTGTCTTGAAGCCTCCCATAAGcggccataccactgctcccagtgtgataAGAGCTTCAAAAAAATATCTGAATTGACAGGCCACACACGAATCCATACAGGGGAGcggccataccactgctcccagtgtgcgAAGAGCTTTGTCTCGTCATCGCTCCTGACCAGACACCAGCGAACCCATACAGGGGAGCGGCCattccactgctcccagtgtggaaagAGCTACAAATACAAATCTGAATTGACAGGCCACACACGAATCCATACAGGGGAGcggccataccactgctcccagtgtgcgAAGAGCTTTGTCTCGTCATCACTCCTGACCAGACACCAGCAAACCCATACAAGGGAGCGGCCattccactgctcccagtgtggaaagAGCTACAAATACAAATCTGAATTGACAGTCCACACACGAAGACATACAGGGGAGcggccataccactgctcccagtgtgcgAAGAGCTTTGTCTCGTCATCGGTCCTGACCACACACCAGCAAACCCATACAGGGCAGcggccataccactgctcccagtgtgggatgAGTTTTATCTCGTCATCGAACCTGACCAGACACCAACTAACCCATACAAGGGAGCGACCattccactgctcccagtgtggaaagAGCTACAAATACAAATCTGAATTGACAGTCCACACACGAAGACATACAGGGGAGcggccataccactgctcccagtgtgcgAAGAGCTTTGTCTCTTCATCGGTCCTGACCACACACCAGCAAAGCCATACAGGGGAGcggccataccactgctcccagtgtgggatgAGTTTTATCTCGTCATCGAACCTGACCAGACACCAACTAACCCATACAAGGGAGCGGCCattccactgctcccagtgtggaaagAGCTACAAATACAAATCTGAATTGACAATCCACACACGAAGACATACAGGGGAGaggccataccactgctcccagtgtgcgAAGAGCTTTGTCTCGTCATCAGCCTTGACCACACACCAGCAAACCCATACAGGGGAGCGGCCATAA